In Salvelinus sp. IW2-2015 unplaced genomic scaffold, ASM291031v2 Un_scaffold741, whole genome shotgun sequence, the following proteins share a genomic window:
- the krcp gene encoding kelch repeat-containing protein isoform X1, with the protein MLTVSLEGGHLAKGDMMDLDLTLSMKEYTPESAMAPSPVREGKRKRGQTGEEDEEENRGKENTCPIEAVSSFSEKSTPLRKVRGQSRGGQTRLFLQGEGQGGAALAPQNTPPQRGKGRPAKTPTTQTAPLVNPSGRWGQSLCPIDPQTAILIGGQGSRMHFCKDPMWKLCTEDMSWVPAETLAEGPTPEARIGHTATYDPDSKRIFVFGGSKNKKWFNDVHILDTQSWKWSTVEAQGKVPPLTYHSCSMFRGELFVLGGVFPRPHPEPDGCSDSLYIFDPHLSIWYQPIVTGDRPAPRSGHSACVIQGKIYVFGGWDTPLCFNDMYMLDLGLMEFSSVQTNGSPPSPRSWHGCVLLSDSTFVVHGGYNGNQALNDTFTFNTDTNTWTELVHPQLSVPRAGHSIITMALANQNLSFKDDGNERNSDRTPKTLLVFGGGDNEGTFYSDLTTLTVAELLDQN; encoded by the exons ATGTTG ACTGTCAGCTTGGAAGGAGGACACCTG GCCAAAGGGGATATGATGGACCTTGACCTCACCTTGTCCATGAAGGAATACACCCCAGAG AGCGCCATGGCCCCTTCCCCTGTtagggaggggaagagaaagaggggacaAACTGGGGAAGAAGACgaggaagagaacagagggaaggagaaCACGTGTCCCATCGAAGCGGTGTCGTCATTTTCAGAGAAGTCAACCCCCCTcagaaaggtcagaggtcagagcagAGGAGGTCAGACCAGACTGTTCCTCCAGGGCGAGGGGCAGGGAGGCGCGGCTCTCGCCCCTCAGAACACTCCTCCACAGAGAGGCAAGGGTCGACCGGCCAAGACACCCACTACACAGACTG CCCCATTGGTCAACCCGTCAGGTCGCTGGGGTCAGAGCCTGTGCCCCATCGACCCCCAGACAGCCATTCTGATTGGAGGGCAGGGATCCAGGATGCACTTCTGCAAGGACCCCATGTGGAAGCTGTGCACTG AGGACATGTCATGGGTTCCCGCGGAGACGCTGGCAGAAGGCCCCACCCCCGAGGCCCGGATTGGCCATACTGCGACCTACGACCCTGATTCCAAAAGAATATTTGTGTTCGGGGGTTCTAAGAACAAAAAGTGGTTCAATGACGTTCACATCCTGGATACACAGAGCTGGAAGTGGAGCACAGTGGAG gcccaGGGAAAAGTACCTCCATTAACCTATCACAGCTGCAGCATGTTTCGGGGTGAGCTATTTGTCCTGGGAGGGGTGTTCCCTCGCCCTCACCCTGAACCCGACGGCTGCAGTGACTCCCTCTACATCTTCGACCCACATCTCTCCATTTGGTACCAGCCCATCGTCACAGGCGACAGGCCCGCCCCCCGCTCAGG TCACTCTGCCTGCGTTATCCAGGGGAAGATCTATGTGTTCGGAGGCTGGGACACTCCACTGTGCTTCAACGACATGTACATGCTTGACCTGG GACTGATGGAGTTTTCGTCTGTTCAGACCAATGGATCACCCCCTTCTCCTCGCAG CTGGCATGGTTGTGTGCTACTCTCTGACTCTACGTTTGTGGTCCACGGGGGATACAACGGGAACCAGGCCCTCAATGACACCTTCACCTTCAAcacag acacCAACACCTGGACTGAGCTGGTTCACCCACAGCTCTCCGTGCCCAGAGCTGGACATTCCATCATCACCATGGCGCTAGCCAATCAAAACCTTTCATTCAAGGATGACGGCAACGAACGGAACTCCGACCGCACCCCCAAAACCCTGCTGGTATTTGGAGGGGGCGACAACGAGGGGACCTTCTATTCCGACCTGACGACCCTGACTGTCGCTGAACTGCTGGACCAGAACTAA
- the krcp gene encoding kelch repeat-containing protein isoform X2 — protein MMDLDLTLSMKEYTPESAMAPSPVREGKRKRGQTGEEDEEENRGKENTCPIEAVSSFSEKSTPLRKVRGQSRGGQTRLFLQGEGQGGAALAPQNTPPQRGKGRPAKTPTTQTAPLVNPSGRWGQSLCPIDPQTAILIGGQGSRMHFCKDPMWKLCTEDMSWVPAETLAEGPTPEARIGHTATYDPDSKRIFVFGGSKNKKWFNDVHILDTQSWKWSTVEAQGKVPPLTYHSCSMFRGELFVLGGVFPRPHPEPDGCSDSLYIFDPHLSIWYQPIVTGDRPAPRSGHSACVIQGKIYVFGGWDTPLCFNDMYMLDLGLMEFSSVQTNGSPPSPRSWHGCVLLSDSTFVVHGGYNGNQALNDTFTFNTDTNTWTELVHPQLSVPRAGHSIITMALANQNLSFKDDGNERNSDRTPKTLLVFGGGDNEGTFYSDLTTLTVAELLDQN, from the exons ATGATGGACCTTGACCTCACCTTGTCCATGAAGGAATACACCCCAGAG AGCGCCATGGCCCCTTCCCCTGTtagggaggggaagagaaagaggggacaAACTGGGGAAGAAGACgaggaagagaacagagggaaggagaaCACGTGTCCCATCGAAGCGGTGTCGTCATTTTCAGAGAAGTCAACCCCCCTcagaaaggtcagaggtcagagcagAGGAGGTCAGACCAGACTGTTCCTCCAGGGCGAGGGGCAGGGAGGCGCGGCTCTCGCCCCTCAGAACACTCCTCCACAGAGAGGCAAGGGTCGACCGGCCAAGACACCCACTACACAGACTG CCCCATTGGTCAACCCGTCAGGTCGCTGGGGTCAGAGCCTGTGCCCCATCGACCCCCAGACAGCCATTCTGATTGGAGGGCAGGGATCCAGGATGCACTTCTGCAAGGACCCCATGTGGAAGCTGTGCACTG AGGACATGTCATGGGTTCCCGCGGAGACGCTGGCAGAAGGCCCCACCCCCGAGGCCCGGATTGGCCATACTGCGACCTACGACCCTGATTCCAAAAGAATATTTGTGTTCGGGGGTTCTAAGAACAAAAAGTGGTTCAATGACGTTCACATCCTGGATACACAGAGCTGGAAGTGGAGCACAGTGGAG gcccaGGGAAAAGTACCTCCATTAACCTATCACAGCTGCAGCATGTTTCGGGGTGAGCTATTTGTCCTGGGAGGGGTGTTCCCTCGCCCTCACCCTGAACCCGACGGCTGCAGTGACTCCCTCTACATCTTCGACCCACATCTCTCCATTTGGTACCAGCCCATCGTCACAGGCGACAGGCCCGCCCCCCGCTCAGG TCACTCTGCCTGCGTTATCCAGGGGAAGATCTATGTGTTCGGAGGCTGGGACACTCCACTGTGCTTCAACGACATGTACATGCTTGACCTGG GACTGATGGAGTTTTCGTCTGTTCAGACCAATGGATCACCCCCTTCTCCTCGCAG CTGGCATGGTTGTGTGCTACTCTCTGACTCTACGTTTGTGGTCCACGGGGGATACAACGGGAACCAGGCCCTCAATGACACCTTCACCTTCAAcacag acacCAACACCTGGACTGAGCTGGTTCACCCACAGCTCTCCGTGCCCAGAGCTGGACATTCCATCATCACCATGGCGCTAGCCAATCAAAACCTTTCATTCAAGGATGACGGCAACGAACGGAACTCCGACCGCACCCCCAAAACCCTGCTGGTATTTGGAGGGGGCGACAACGAGGGGACCTTCTATTCCGACCTGACGACCCTGACTGTCGCTGAACTGCTGGACCAGAACTAA